In Acipenser ruthenus chromosome 1, fAciRut3.2 maternal haplotype, whole genome shotgun sequence, the genomic stretch TGCTGAGTGGAGTGAGATACTGCAGTAACCCTTGGCACACAATAATAGATAGAAACTCAAATGACTCCATTGCTCTGGCTATGGGTACAGCGGTGTCACTACACTTGTGGtctgtgtctgtttttaaatgaTCGATGGTGGCAAACACGTTTTCATAGTTCATGATGACAGTGGAGAGGCACGCATCATGCTGAGACCAGCGGGTGTCAGAAAACTTCTGCAGACGCTGCTTTGTGTCACTTTTATCCAAAAAACACTGCATTCGTTTTGGAGATGCAGTCACAAAAGCCACGATCTCTTGAACGGAATTCAGTGTATTGCGAACTAAAGGGATTCTCGTTGAGTGTGTAATTGCAAGGTTTAGTGAGTGGTTTCTGCAGTGCACATATGCTGCTGAGAGGTATTTCTCTCTGATGCGGGCCTGCACTCCACGTATTTTGCCACTCATATTTCCAGCATCATCGTAGGCTTGTCCGACCAGGTTGGAGGGGTTCAAATTGGACTGCTGCAGGTGGTTCAGAAGCAGGATGGTAAGCGTTTCACCTGTTGTATCACTTGTTGAAATAAAAGCCACTAAGTCCTCTCGCACAGAGAACTGCCCTGATGGTGACTGATCCACATATCTTAGAATAAGGGACACTTGTTTTGTGCAGCTAATGTCAGCACTCTCGTCTGCCAGCAACGAGAACAATTTAGCATTTCTGCATTTAAGTACTATTCCATCACGTATTTGCTTTCCGCACGGATCAATAATTTCGTTTTGTACTGTGTGGCTGTAGTACTTCGCGTTGCCGGTGCTTGCTGCAAGTGCCTTGTCAGTGCCTCATCTTCTTTTGCTAGGTACTCTAAAAAATCTCTGACGTTGCTGCGCTCGTCAGTGTGACCCCTGATTGAAACGTTTTGTTTACCACAAACCGCTATTAAATCTACAATTGCTCTCAGAACTGACTTACTGCGTTCTGCATATTCAAAGATAAAATTATGGACTGTTGCTTGTTATCACAAACACGTAAAAATTCAGCAGCACGTATTTGAGCACTCAGATGCGTTTGTGTTGTAAGatgttttgta encodes the following:
- the LOC131734297 gene encoding 52 kDa repressor of the inhibitor of the protein kinase-like gives rise to the protein MHQDNCGSTVSMATLVKEYGLHVNDPQAEYHEQAESRAPAAVRTLRKRSKSVLRAIVDLIAVCGKQNVSIRGHTDERSNVRDFLEYLAKEDEALTRHLQQAPATRNESADISCTKQVSLILRYVDQSPSGQFSVREDLVAFISTSDTTGETLTILLLNHLQQSNLNPSNLVGQAYDDAGNMSGKIRGVQARIREKYLSAAYVHCRNHSLNLAITHSTRIPLVRNTLNSVQEIVAFVTASPKRMQCFLDKSDTKQRLQKFSDTRWSQHDACLSTVIMNYENVFATIDHLKTDTDHKCSDTAVPIARAMESFEFLSIIVCQGLLQYLTPLSNALQNPSCDLVKGSQQASNLVSLLEDKRTDSTYTNLWGNACALAEKMEITVSMPRIARLQTQRSNVPAVMPQEYWRLNLFLPCLDHLTTQLNDRVCSSLPRLKGQYLLPNKLPMLTQAMWRETKEEYEAMMPRVQTADVELELWRHCNTDKSSSETCEILEDTVILYPNIHNILKELLTMLTSCLRRLKTYLRSTMSDTTHWTSTDEHSPQCSDRQ